Proteins from a single region of Anthonomus grandis grandis chromosome 18, icAntGran1.3, whole genome shotgun sequence:
- the LOC126746977 gene encoding histone-lysine N-methyltransferase 2D-like has translation MESYHRRLNSKLTRHPGVWDLIETLIDIQNTASIELTQLEQHPNVYRIARKNVVFDARLNQAWDKLSDGRFTVGDFLRQAVYFVDGIDGQLHQWNQEVPAEEEAIVVPLDQLHRLLMPAPIAQPPRNVPILLHQHRALLQEPPSLNPLPRARMPLPPLVSIPILPLVRPLSPPPLVPILQNLPPPPQILELQPPRSPSDDPSSPDFPDSPPPPSPGLPASPPPGFPDSPPSPGLPDSPPPPEPMFNFPPIPEGILELFGQLENDEESPVRAPVNRWEPRIQVVPFNEVTMPPMLNSNVCLLNVVQYVMPDCGHLFCFTCSYIIYNTEAARCAICRAELNRSPIPFFFYLK, from the exons ATGGAATCATACCACAGAAGACTGAACAGTAAATTGACTAGACATCCTGGCGTATGGGATTTGATAG AGACGCTTATCGATATCCAGAACACTGCTTCCATCGAGCTGACTCAGCTGGAACAACACCCCAATGTTTACAGGATTGCAAGAAAGAATGTGGTATTTGATGCTCGACTGAATCAAGCTTGGGACAAGTTATCGGATGGTCGCTTCACCGTGGGAGATTTTCTAAGGCAAGCAGTCTATTTTGTGGATGGCATAGATGGACAACTACATCAGTGGAACCAGGAAGTACCGGCCGAAGAAGAAGCTATCGTCGTTCCACTAGACCAACTTCATCGTTTATTAATGCCAGCTCCTATTGCTCAACCACCAAGAAATGTTCCTATTTTACTCCATCAGCATCGTGCTCTTCTTCAGGAACCTCCTTCGCTCAATCCGCTTCCTCGTGCACGCATGCCTTTACCTCCATTAGTTTCTATTCCTATTTTGCCACTTGTGCGTCCATTGTCACCTCCTCCCCTTGTCCCAATCCTTCAGAATTTGCCTCCGCCGCCCCAAATCTTAGAACTGCAACCCCCGAGATCTCCTTCTGATGATCCATCTTCTCCCGATTTTCCTGATTCTCCTCCTCCTCCTTCTCCTGGTTTGCCTGCTTCTCCTCCTCCTGGTTTTCCTGATTCTCCTCCTTCTCCTGGTTTGCCTGATTCTCCTCCTCCTCCTGAACCCATGTTCAATTTCCCACCCATCCCTGAAGGAATCTTAGAATTGTTCGGCCAGCTAGAAAACGATGAAGAGTCACCAGTTAGAGCTCCAGTTAACC gctggGAACCGAGAATTCAAGTAGTGCCATTTAACGAGGTTACCATGCCACCCATGCTGAACTCTAATGTCTGCCTTCTAAACGTGGTACAGTATGTAATGCCGGACTGTGGTCATCTGTTTTGTTTCACATGCTCATACATTATATACAACACTGAGGCAGCTCGGTGTGCAATATGTCGAGCGGAACTAAACCGATCAcctattcctttttttttttatttaaagtaa